One window from the genome of Streptomyces sp. NBC_01476 encodes:
- a CDS encoding carboxymuconolactone decarboxylase family protein has protein sequence MPPRMNNPSLVVPDALQPLLDLSKVIGGTGVPQRTLDLVRLRVSQINGRLYTLPADLGKAVEADERLPLVAGWRTASCFSGAERAALALAESTTEISGQEDPVPDEVWEQAVGHFKDEELAALVLHIGLVNLWNRVNVSTRQVPADWR, from the coding sequence ATGCCACCCCGGATGAACAACCCCTCGCTGGTCGTGCCGGATGCCCTCCAGCCGCTGCTCGACCTGTCCAAGGTCATCGGCGGGACCGGTGTGCCACAGCGGACGCTCGATCTGGTCCGGCTGCGGGTGAGCCAGATCAACGGCCGCCTCTACACGCTCCCGGCCGATCTCGGAAAGGCCGTGGAGGCAGACGAACGCCTGCCCCTGGTGGCCGGCTGGCGCACGGCGTCCTGCTTTTCCGGCGCTGAGCGTGCCGCACTGGCGCTGGCCGAGAGCACCACCGAGATCAGCGGCCAGGAGGACCCGGTGCCCGACGAGGTCTGGGAGCAGGCGGTGGGGCACTTCAAGGACGAGGAACTCGCCGCGCTGGTCCTCCACATCGGCCTGGTCAACCTCTGGAACCGGGTCAATGTGTCCACCCGGCAGGTGCCCGCCGACTGGCGCTGA
- a CDS encoding sulfotransferase family protein, whose product MLKLINAGLGRTGTTSLQVALERLGLGPCYHMFDIVGDEKRLQQWESIVCDGKSPDWDAVFDGYTSAVDGPPSFYHRPIMEAFPEAKLVLTVRDAEGWYESTYNTLYQFVLKNKDNPPEEGSRQARVLRMTTVMTWDGLFDGRFSDKDYAIEVYHRRNQQIIDSVAADKLLVYDVKQGWEPLCGFLGVEVPAEGFPHVNTTASMRERMQRMGGAGGPIAPEGVGGPVPRAPVREQG is encoded by the coding sequence ATGCTGAAGCTCATCAACGCCGGCTTAGGCCGGACCGGGACGACGTCGTTGCAAGTGGCGCTGGAACGACTCGGCCTCGGACCCTGCTACCACATGTTCGACATCGTCGGCGACGAGAAGCGTCTCCAGCAGTGGGAAAGCATCGTCTGCGACGGCAAGAGCCCTGACTGGGACGCGGTGTTCGACGGCTACACCTCCGCCGTGGACGGCCCGCCCTCCTTCTACCACCGCCCGATCATGGAGGCGTTCCCCGAGGCCAAGCTGGTGCTCACGGTGCGCGACGCCGAGGGCTGGTACGAGAGCACCTACAACACGCTGTACCAGTTCGTCCTGAAGAACAAGGACAACCCTCCGGAGGAGGGCTCCCGGCAGGCCCGGGTCCTCCGCATGACGACGGTCATGACATGGGACGGGCTCTTCGACGGGCGGTTCTCCGACAAGGACTACGCGATCGAGGTGTACCACCGGCGCAACCAGCAGATCATCGACTCGGTCGCCGCGGACAAGCTGCTCGTCTATGACGTGAAGCAGGGCTGGGAGCCGCTGTGCGGCTTCCTCGGGGTCGAGGTGCCGGCGGAAGGCTTCCCCCACGTCAACACCACCGCGTCGATGCGCGAGAGGATGCAGCGCATGGGCGGCGCCGGCGGCCCGATCGCCCCCGAGGGCGTCGGCGGGCCGGTGCCCCGGGCCCCGGTGCGGGAGCAGGGCTGA
- a CDS encoding alpha/beta fold hydrolase: MKRRRLVAAVAAAAALAGVAVAAPVRAAATPEVAAISWSPCPDSDPLVGTLLKGLQCGSLQVPLDYSRPNGRKISLALTRAGHTAPADRYQGVVLLNRGQWPGQFGRDLPTRFATGTSGLPTTVGAQYDWIGFDPRGTGASEPMVTCDPSYLWPGQARPDYVPRTAAQERAWVSRAQDFAESCGRTYGDVLPFLSTKDSARDMDAIRRALGERQISYFGYDYGTYLGSVYASMFPTRVRRMVLDTVVEPDGTWYDTDLEQNATFENGARIYFSWIAANDATYHLGTTQAAVEANYYKGMDKVRRTPIDGEIGPSEYTDIFLVSLYRRSSWTANAKALADWVLRADPAGLRAGFGVPGTPTQNKQAMYNAVQCVDTPWPRGWKRWQDDYSAQYRAGNRFMTWYDAWYNAPCAFWPVRAGTPQKIGNKNVDVLLLQGDSVGDSPLSGALRMHRQFPDSRLVVERDGFEHETSMSRNANTCMNGYVSAFFEDGSRPASVQGVDASCTANPAPVPPASNVSTVLAGVPASGAAPSATR, from the coding sequence GTGAAGAGAAGAAGACTCGTCGCGGCGGTCGCGGCGGCAGCCGCTCTGGCCGGCGTGGCCGTGGCCGCACCGGTGCGGGCAGCGGCCACACCGGAGGTGGCAGCCATCAGTTGGTCGCCCTGCCCGGACAGCGACCCGCTCGTCGGAACCCTGCTCAAGGGGCTGCAGTGCGGCTCCCTGCAGGTGCCGCTGGACTACAGCCGGCCGAACGGCCGGAAGATATCCCTGGCGCTGACCCGGGCCGGGCACACCGCACCCGCCGACCGGTACCAGGGCGTCGTCCTCCTCAACCGCGGCCAGTGGCCAGGTCAGTTCGGACGGGACCTGCCCACCCGGTTCGCCACCGGCACCTCCGGGTTGCCGACGACGGTCGGGGCCCAGTACGACTGGATCGGCTTCGACCCGCGGGGCACCGGGGCCAGCGAGCCGATGGTCACCTGCGACCCGTCCTACCTCTGGCCGGGGCAGGCCCGGCCGGACTACGTGCCGCGTACGGCCGCGCAGGAGCGCGCCTGGGTCAGCCGGGCTCAGGATTTCGCCGAGAGTTGCGGCAGAACCTACGGGGACGTGCTCCCCTTCCTCAGCACCAAGGACTCCGCCCGGGACATGGACGCGATCCGGCGGGCGCTCGGCGAGCGGCAGATCAGCTACTTCGGCTACGACTACGGCACCTACCTGGGCTCGGTCTACGCCTCCATGTTCCCCACGCGGGTGCGGCGCATGGTACTGGACACCGTCGTGGAGCCGGACGGCACCTGGTACGACACCGACCTGGAGCAGAACGCCACCTTCGAGAACGGCGCCAGGATCTACTTCTCCTGGATCGCCGCGAACGACGCCACCTACCACCTGGGCACCACACAGGCCGCGGTCGAGGCCAACTACTACAAGGGCATGGACAAGGTGCGCCGGACGCCGATCGATGGGGAGATCGGCCCGTCCGAGTACACCGACATCTTCCTCGTCAGCCTCTACCGCCGCTCCTCGTGGACAGCCAACGCCAAGGCACTGGCCGACTGGGTCCTGCGCGCGGACCCGGCCGGGCTGCGGGCCGGCTTCGGCGTCCCTGGCACTCCGACCCAGAACAAGCAGGCCATGTACAACGCGGTCCAGTGCGTCGACACGCCCTGGCCGCGCGGCTGGAAGCGCTGGCAGGACGACTACTCGGCCCAGTACCGCGCCGGCAACCGGTTCATGACCTGGTACGACGCCTGGTACAACGCGCCCTGTGCCTTCTGGCCGGTGCGGGCCGGCACGCCGCAGAAGATCGGCAACAAGAACGTCGACGTACTGCTGCTCCAGGGCGACAGTGTCGGCGACTCCCCGCTCTCGGGTGCGCTGCGCATGCACCGTCAGTTCCCCGACTCCCGGCTGGTGGTGGAGCGTGACGGGTTCGAGCACGAGACGTCCATGTCGCGCAACGCTAACACCTGCATGAACGGTTACGTCAGCGCCTTCTTCGAGGACGGCAGCCGCCCGGCGTCCGTCCAGGGCGTCGACGCCTCCTGCACGGCCAACCCGGCACCGGTTCCGCCCGCGTCGAACGTGTCCACTGTGCTGGCCGGAGTCCCGGCGTCCGGCGCGGCGCCGTCCGCCACGCGCTGA
- a CDS encoding FAD-dependent monooxygenase, with product METGVIIVGAGPVGLLLAGELHLGGVDVIVYEKLSARSGESRALGFNRRAAESLQQRGMLDRLGEFRWGPMGHFGGVRFDLGMLDENHSGVLGLSQARTEEMLENWLTERGVLVRRGYEVTGVRETPDGVVVAFEGPDGPGETTAGYAVGCDGPRSAVRAAAGIPVTGRESVRGMYTAEVTDVTLRPRPIGERLPGGNMVVCTPLGDGRYRIVIHDRTLPPDPDPDSLTFTQVADAWQRLTGESVHHARPLWLWACGNEAGLADQYRRGRVLLAGDAAHAIPPLAAWGLSAGLQDAVNLGWKLAAAVGGWAPDGLLDTYHAERHPIGRELVRNSQAASMLYLGDDAMDPIREVLGELVAHKDAAGHLAGIVSGLGVRYDVGAGEHPLLGLRMPPGWEVVRAGGGRVRIGELLGAARGVLVVTGGSVAGRVAEGWADRVDVVSGVWAEPAEPALEAVLVRPDGYVAWTSPGSERGLAEVLGQWFGNTRTTALAARTAPPAAAVAAPAVVGTDRTGV from the coding sequence ATGGAAACTGGCGTGATAATTGTCGGTGCCGGGCCGGTCGGCCTCTTGCTGGCCGGTGAACTTCACCTCGGCGGAGTGGATGTCATCGTCTACGAAAAACTTTCCGCCCGATCCGGTGAATCCCGTGCGCTCGGCTTCAACAGGCGGGCGGCCGAATCTTTGCAACAGCGCGGAATGCTTGACCGGCTGGGCGAATTCCGATGGGGCCCGATGGGGCACTTCGGCGGTGTCCGCTTCGACCTCGGCATGCTGGACGAGAACCACAGCGGGGTACTGGGACTCTCTCAGGCCAGGACCGAGGAAATGCTGGAGAACTGGTTGACCGAACGCGGAGTTCTGGTGCGGCGCGGCTACGAGGTGACCGGCGTGCGGGAGACGCCGGACGGCGTCGTCGTGGCCTTCGAGGGTCCGGACGGCCCCGGGGAGACGACCGCCGGGTACGCGGTGGGCTGCGACGGCCCGCGCAGCGCCGTCCGCGCGGCGGCCGGCATCCCCGTGACCGGCCGGGAGTCCGTCCGGGGCATGTACACCGCCGAGGTCACCGATGTCACCCTGCGGCCGCGGCCCATCGGCGAGCGGCTTCCCGGCGGCAACATGGTGGTGTGCACCCCGCTCGGGGACGGCCGCTACCGCATCGTGATCCACGACAGGACTCTGCCGCCCGACCCGGACCCGGACTCCCTGACGTTCACCCAGGTCGCCGACGCGTGGCAGCGGCTGACCGGCGAGTCCGTCCACCATGCGCGGCCGCTGTGGCTGTGGGCCTGTGGCAACGAGGCCGGGCTGGCCGACCAGTACCGGCGCGGCCGGGTGCTGCTGGCCGGCGACGCCGCGCACGCGATACCGCCACTGGCCGCGTGGGGGCTCAGCGCGGGCCTCCAGGACGCGGTGAACCTTGGCTGGAAGCTGGCGGCGGCGGTCGGTGGCTGGGCGCCCGACGGGCTGCTCGACACGTATCACGCCGAACGCCACCCCATAGGCCGGGAGCTCGTACGCAACTCACAGGCGGCCTCGATGCTGTATCTGGGCGACGACGCCATGGACCCCATCCGTGAGGTGCTGGGTGAGTTGGTGGCGCACAAGGACGCGGCGGGGCATCTGGCCGGGATCGTGAGCGGGCTGGGTGTTCGCTATGACGTGGGTGCGGGGGAGCATCCGTTGCTGGGGTTGCGTATGCCGCCTGGGTGGGAGGTGGTGCGGGCGGGTGGTGGCCGGGTGCGGATCGGGGAGTTGCTGGGTGCGGCGCGTGGTGTGCTGGTGGTGACGGGCGGGTCGGTGGCCGGGCGGGTTGCGGAGGGCTGGGCGGACCGGGTCGACGTGGTGAGCGGTGTCTGGGCCGAGCCGGCGGAGCCTGCGCTGGAGGCGGTGCTGGTGCGGCCTGACGGCTATGTGGCCTGGACGTCGCCGGGCAGTGAGCGTGGCCTGGCCGAGGTGCTCGGGCAGTGGTTCGGCAACACCCGCACCACCGCCCTCGCAGCCCGCACCGCCCCCCCGGCCGCCGCGGTCGCCGCCCCGGCCGTCGTCGGCACCGACCGGACAGGAGTGTGA
- a CDS encoding FAD-dependent monooxygenase codes for MAREVIVVGAGPVGLMTAGELRLGGVDVVIYEKLPARPRESRGASLTRRAVECFDQRGLLGRLGETEPADAHFGGVPIDLSMLTEDHRGARGISQFRTERMLEDWVTGLGVPVRRGYEVTGVRETPEGVVVGFEGPDGPGEDTASYLVGCDGGRSTVRRLVGVDFPGPEPTRGFFTADVTGIETRRRRIGENLPDGSMIMAMDLESGVTRVVVYERGTPPKDRDSLAYTDLADAWQRLTGESIHHGECRWMSCFTDASRVAAEYRRGRVFLAGDATHVQPPAMAQGLSVGVQDAVNLGWKLAAAVGGWAPDGLLDTYHAERHPIGAQLARNARAAIELRLTGEEMQPVREVLGELVAHKDAAGHLAGVLSGLGIRYDVGAGEHPLLGLRMPPGWEVVRAGGGRVRIGELLGAARGVLVVTGGSVAGRVAEGWADRVDVVSGVWAEPAEPALEAVLVRPDGYVAWTSPGSERGLAEVLGQWFGNARTTARLG; via the coding sequence ATGGCAAGGGAGGTGATCGTCGTCGGCGCCGGTCCCGTCGGACTGATGACGGCCGGTGAACTGCGCCTCGGCGGCGTCGATGTCGTCATCTACGAGAAGCTGCCCGCCCGGCCCCGGGAGTCGCGCGGTGCCAGTCTCACCCGGCGCGCGGTCGAGTGCTTCGACCAGCGGGGGCTGCTCGGCAGGCTCGGCGAAACCGAGCCCGCCGACGCCCACTTCGGCGGTGTTCCGATCGACCTCAGCATGCTGACGGAGGACCACCGCGGCGCCAGAGGGATCTCCCAGTTCCGCACCGAGCGGATGCTGGAGGACTGGGTGACCGGACTCGGCGTGCCGGTGCGGCGCGGCTACGAGGTGACCGGCGTGCGGGAGACGCCGGAGGGCGTCGTTGTGGGCTTCGAGGGTCCGGACGGTCCCGGCGAGGACACCGCCTCGTACCTGGTCGGCTGCGACGGGGGCCGGAGCACCGTGCGCAGGCTGGTGGGCGTCGACTTCCCGGGCCCGGAGCCCACGCGCGGCTTCTTCACCGCCGACGTGACCGGGATCGAGACCCGGCGCCGGCGCATCGGCGAAAACCTGCCGGACGGCAGCATGATCATGGCGATGGACCTGGAGAGTGGCGTCACCAGGGTCGTCGTGTACGAGCGGGGTACGCCGCCGAAGGACCGGGACTCACTGGCCTACACCGACCTCGCCGACGCGTGGCAGCGGCTGACCGGCGAGTCCATCCACCACGGGGAATGCCGCTGGATGAGCTGCTTCACCGACGCCTCCAGGGTGGCCGCCGAGTACCGGCGCGGCCGGGTGTTCCTGGCGGGTGACGCCACCCACGTCCAGCCGCCGGCCATGGCCCAGGGGCTGAGCGTGGGGGTGCAGGACGCGGTGAACCTTGGCTGGAAGCTGGCGGCGGCGGTCGGTGGCTGGGCGCCCGATGGGCTGCTCGACACGTATCACGCCGAACGCCACCCCATCGGGGCGCAATTGGCGCGCAACGCCCGTGCCGCGATCGAACTGCGCCTCACCGGCGAGGAGATGCAGCCGGTCCGTGAGGTGCTGGGTGAGTTGGTGGCGCACAAGGACGCGGCGGGGCATCTGGCCGGGGTCCTGAGCGGGCTGGGTATTCGTTATGACGTGGGTGCGGGGGAGCATCCGTTGCTGGGGTTGCGTATGCCGCCTGGGTGGGAGGTGGTGCGGGCGGGTGGTGGCCGGGTGCGGATCGGGGAGTTGCTGGGTGCGGCGCGTGGTGTGCTGGTGGTGACGGGCGGGTCGGTGGCCGGGCGGGTTGCGGAGGGCTGGGCGGACCGGGTCGACGTGGTGAGCGGTGTCTGGGCCGAGCCGGCGGAGCCTGCGCTGGAGGCGGTGCTGGTGCGGCCTGACGGCTATGTGGCCTGGACGTCGCCGGGCAGTGAGCGTGGCCTGGCCGAGGTGCTCGGGCAGTGGTTCGGCAACGCCCGCACCACCGCCCGGCTCGGCTAG
- the cysC gene encoding adenylyl-sulfate kinase yields MNPQEAHVTLGATVWFTGLPSAGKTTIARALAGRLRIEGRRVEVLDGDEIREFLSAGLGFSREDRHTNVQRIGFVAELLASHGVLVLVPVIAPYADSRVAVRKRHQAQGTGYLEIHVATPVDVCSDRDVKGLYARQAAGELSGLTGVDDPYEAPDRPDLRIETQGHTVEESAAAVHGLLAEKGLTT; encoded by the coding sequence ATCAACCCCCAGGAGGCACACGTGACTCTCGGAGCCACCGTCTGGTTCACGGGTCTGCCGAGCGCCGGAAAGACCACCATCGCCCGTGCGCTGGCCGGCCGGCTGCGCATCGAGGGCCGGCGGGTCGAGGTGCTCGACGGCGATGAGATCCGCGAGTTCCTCTCCGCGGGCCTCGGCTTCAGCCGCGAGGACCGGCACACGAACGTCCAGCGGATCGGTTTCGTCGCCGAACTGCTGGCCTCGCACGGGGTGCTGGTGCTGGTCCCGGTGATCGCGCCCTACGCCGACAGCCGCGTGGCGGTGCGCAAGCGCCACCAGGCACAGGGCACCGGCTACCTGGAGATCCACGTGGCCACCCCGGTGGACGTCTGCTCGGACCGGGACGTCAAGGGGCTGTACGCCAGGCAGGCGGCCGGTGAACTGAGCGGCCTGACCGGGGTGGACGACCCGTACGAGGCTCCGGACCGGCCGGACCTGCGGATCGAGACGCAAGGGCACACCGTCGAGGAGTCCGCGGCGGCCGTACACGGGCTGCTCGCCGAGAAGGGTCTGACCACATGA
- the cysD gene encoding sulfate adenylyltransferase subunit CysD, with translation MTTTVATAGATDSPYALTHLDALESEAVHIFREVAGEFERPVILFSGGKDSIVMLHLALKAFAPAAVPFSLLHVDTGHNFPEVLDYRDRAVARHSLRLHVAFVQDYIDRGTLKERPDGTRNPLQTVPLTEAIQRERFDAVFGGGRRDEEKARAKERVFSLRDEFSQWNPRRQRPELWNLYNGRHAPGEHVRVFPLSNWTELDVWQYIKRESVELPDIYFSHEREVFQRNGMWLTAGDWGGPGEDETIQKRRVRYRTVGDMSCTGAVDSEADTTDKVIAEIAASRLTERGATRADDKLSEAAMEDRKREGYF, from the coding sequence ATGACGACGACCGTCGCGACAGCCGGCGCCACCGACAGCCCGTACGCGCTGACCCACCTGGACGCGCTGGAGTCCGAGGCGGTGCACATCTTCCGCGAGGTGGCGGGTGAGTTCGAGCGGCCGGTGATCCTCTTCTCCGGCGGCAAGGACTCGATCGTCATGCTGCACCTGGCGCTGAAGGCGTTCGCGCCCGCCGCGGTGCCGTTCTCGCTGCTGCACGTGGACACCGGGCACAACTTCCCCGAGGTCCTCGACTACCGCGACCGGGCGGTGGCCCGGCACTCCTTGCGGCTGCACGTGGCCTTCGTACAGGACTACATCGACCGGGGGACGCTCAAGGAGCGCCCGGACGGCACCCGCAACCCGCTGCAGACGGTGCCGCTGACCGAGGCGATCCAGCGGGAGCGGTTCGACGCGGTGTTCGGCGGCGGCCGGCGTGACGAGGAGAAGGCCCGGGCCAAGGAGCGGGTCTTCTCGCTGCGGGACGAGTTCTCGCAGTGGAACCCGCGCCGGCAGCGCCCCGAGCTGTGGAACCTCTACAACGGCCGGCACGCGCCCGGTGAGCATGTGCGGGTCTTCCCGCTCTCCAACTGGACCGAGCTGGACGTGTGGCAGTACATCAAGCGGGAGTCCGTCGAACTGCCGGACATCTACTTCTCGCACGAGCGAGAGGTCTTCCAGCGCAACGGCATGTGGCTGACGGCGGGGGACTGGGGCGGTCCGGGAGAGGACGAGACGATTCAGAAGCGGCGGGTGCGCTACCGAACGGTCGGGGACATGTCCTGCACCGGTGCCGTCGACTCCGAGGCCGACACCACCGACAAGGTGATCGCCGAGATCGCCGCCTCCCGGCTCACCGAGCGCGGTGCCACCCGCGCCGACGACAAGCTCTCCGAGGCCGCCATGGAGGACCGCAAGCGTGAGGGGTACTTCTAG
- a CDS encoding sulfate adenylyltransferase subunit 1: protein MTSTADPAEPLPPQRAHAATLLRFATAGSVDDGKSTLVGRLLHDSKSVLTDQLEAVERASAGRGTEGPDLALLTDGLRAEREQGITIDVAYRYFATARRRFILADTPGHVQYTRNMVTGASTAELTVVLVDARNGMVEQTRRHAAIAALLRVPHVVLAVNKMDLVGFAEPVFAAIAEEFTAYAASLGVPDVTAIPISALAGDNVVEPSARMDWYGGPTVLEHLETVIVTHDLASGPARLPVQYVIRPQTAEDPDYRGYAGQIASGAFRVGDEITVLPSGRTSRIRGIDLLGEPVDTAWAPQSVTLLLADDLDISRGDLIAPTAQAPATIQDVTATVCHVADQPLTVGQRVLLKHCTRTVKAVVRDIPSRLTLDDLSPHPAPGRLAANDIGQVSIRTAEPLPLDSYGESRRTGSFILLDPQDGATLTACMTGQTGVGVRQPALDRG from the coding sequence ATGACCAGTACCGCCGACCCCGCCGAGCCGCTGCCGCCGCAACGGGCGCACGCGGCCACCCTGCTGCGGTTCGCCACCGCCGGTTCCGTCGACGACGGCAAGTCCACCCTGGTCGGGCGGCTGCTGCACGACTCCAAGTCGGTGCTGACCGACCAGCTGGAGGCCGTGGAGCGCGCCTCCGCGGGCCGCGGCACCGAGGGCCCTGACCTGGCGCTGCTCACCGACGGCCTGCGCGCCGAGCGGGAGCAGGGCATCACCATCGACGTCGCCTACCGCTACTTCGCCACCGCCCGCCGCCGCTTCATCCTGGCCGACACCCCGGGCCATGTGCAGTACACCCGCAACATGGTCACCGGGGCCTCCACCGCCGAACTGACGGTGGTCCTGGTCGACGCCCGCAACGGCATGGTCGAGCAGACCCGCCGGCACGCCGCGATCGCCGCCCTGCTGCGCGTCCCGCACGTGGTCCTGGCCGTCAACAAGATGGACCTCGTCGGCTTCGCCGAGCCGGTCTTCGCCGCGATCGCCGAGGAGTTCACCGCCTACGCGGCGTCGCTCGGCGTGCCGGACGTGACGGCGATCCCGATCTCCGCGCTGGCCGGGGACAACGTCGTCGAGCCCTCCGCCCGTATGGACTGGTACGGCGGCCCGACCGTGCTGGAGCACCTGGAGACCGTCATCGTCACCCACGACCTGGCGTCCGGCCCGGCCCGGCTGCCGGTGCAGTACGTGATCCGGCCGCAGACCGCCGAGGACCCCGACTACCGCGGCTACGCCGGCCAGATCGCCTCCGGCGCCTTCCGTGTCGGCGACGAGATCACCGTGCTGCCCTCCGGGCGCACCTCACGGATCCGCGGGATCGACCTGCTCGGTGAGCCGGTGGACACCGCGTGGGCGCCGCAGTCGGTGACGCTGCTGCTCGCCGACGACCTCGACATCTCCCGCGGCGACCTCATCGCACCGACCGCCCAGGCGCCTGCCACCATCCAGGATGTGACGGCGACCGTCTGCCACGTCGCCGACCAGCCACTCACCGTCGGCCAGCGAGTACTCCTCAAGCACTGCACCCGCACCGTCAAGGCGGTCGTCAGGGACATCCCCTCCCGGCTCACCCTCGACGACCTCTCCCCGCACCCCGCCCCCGGCCGGCTGGCCGCCAATGACATCGGCCAGGTCAGCATCCGCACCGCCGAACCCCTGCCGCTCGACTCCTACGGCGAGTCACGGCGCACCGGCTCGTTCATCCTGCTCGACCCCCAGGACGGCGCCACTCTCACCGCGTGCATGACCGGCCAGACGGGGGTGGGAGTCCGTCAACCGGCTCTCGACCGCGGCTAG
- a CDS encoding ParB/RepB/Spo0J family partition protein, with protein MADNGGRATVIADGFAPAGRDDGGSAVVDRRRGNVLGLNTAGPRDADPGGFDLRTVESLPAHQLPVQALSPELCLRQGGVNAVHVQLLVEVSGHAQLPPILVRKNGWGVIDGLHRLEAAKLRGDRSITARFVECTDAEALVLAMRANTAHGLPLSRADRLAGAEHVLTAHPDWSDRAIGLITGLSGKTIAGLRDRTAGEAPPGGKRLGRDGRLRSVASGEGRRRAAAYLQAHPDATLREVARETDVSVGTVHDVRTRLRSGAGPERNGSRVSGGWPSGLPEGTDGAGAREASDRTARDIHAVSDTEGTQARGRSHPDVPLAWAAVSAKVANDPCVRYTEGGKEFLQWMALHASDPDGWQELINAVPAHWLSVIAPIAESISKEWSLFAERLRSRQEAV; from the coding sequence ATGGCTGACAACGGCGGGCGGGCTACGGTGATCGCGGACGGCTTCGCGCCGGCGGGGAGAGACGACGGCGGATCGGCGGTCGTCGACAGACGTCGCGGGAACGTTCTGGGTCTGAACACAGCTGGTCCGCGGGACGCCGACCCGGGCGGCTTCGATCTGCGGACCGTCGAGAGCCTCCCGGCGCACCAACTGCCGGTGCAGGCACTGTCGCCCGAACTGTGCCTGCGCCAGGGCGGAGTGAACGCCGTACATGTCCAACTGCTCGTCGAAGTATCGGGCCATGCACAACTCCCGCCCATTCTGGTGCGGAAGAACGGCTGGGGCGTCATCGACGGCCTGCACCGGCTGGAGGCCGCGAAGCTCCGTGGCGACCGCAGCATCACAGCGCGCTTCGTGGAGTGCACGGACGCCGAAGCACTGGTACTGGCCATGCGGGCGAACACCGCGCACGGGCTCCCCTTGTCGAGAGCGGACCGCCTGGCCGGGGCCGAACACGTCCTGACCGCGCACCCCGACTGGTCCGACCGAGCCATCGGTCTTATCACCGGACTGAGCGGGAAGACGATCGCGGGCCTGCGCGACCGTACCGCCGGCGAGGCACCCCCTGGCGGCAAGCGTCTCGGCCGGGACGGACGGCTGCGCTCAGTGGCGTCCGGGGAGGGCAGGCGGCGCGCCGCCGCGTACCTTCAGGCCCATCCGGACGCCACGCTGCGGGAGGTCGCCCGGGAGACCGACGTGTCCGTCGGTACGGTCCACGACGTCAGGACCCGGCTGCGGAGCGGGGCCGGCCCGGAGCGGAATGGGAGCCGGGTGTCCGGCGGGTGGCCGTCCGGCCTCCCGGAGGGCACGGACGGCGCCGGGGCCCGGGAGGCGTCGGACCGCACCGCGCGGGACATCCACGCCGTATCCGACACCGAGGGCACCCAGGCGCGGGGCCGGAGCCATCCTGACGTACCGCTCGCCTGGGCGGCGGTGTCGGCCAAGGTGGCCAACGACCCCTGCGTCCGCTATACCGAGGGCGGCAAGGAGTTCCTCCAGTGGATGGCGCTCCACGCGTCCGATCCGGACGGGTGGCAGGAGCTCATCAACGCCGTACCCGCCCACTGGCTCAGTGTCATCGCGCCGATAGCCGAAAGCATCAGCAAGGAGTGGAGCCTGTTCGCCGAGCGGCTCAGGAGCCGGCAGGAAGCGGTGTGA
- a CDS encoding pyridoxamine 5'-phosphate oxidase family protein: MTLPPQHSGTAAVPSAVDAFLAGPHTAVLTTLRPDGSPHLAPVRFTWDPRSRLVRVLTVRTTRKVRNVLAAPGARVGLCQVDGFRWVTLEGTAQVLDAPERVAEGVRRYAERYWSAPPDPPGRVVVEIAVDRMLSLNC, encoded by the coding sequence ATGACGCTCCCCCCGCAGCACAGCGGCACGGCGGCGGTCCCGTCCGCGGTCGACGCGTTCCTCGCGGGGCCGCACACGGCCGTGCTGACCACGCTGAGACCCGACGGATCTCCCCATCTGGCACCCGTGCGGTTCACCTGGGACCCCCGGTCGCGGCTCGTCCGCGTCCTGACCGTGCGCACGACGCGCAAGGTCAGGAATGTGCTCGCCGCGCCCGGGGCCCGCGTCGGGCTCTGCCAGGTGGACGGCTTCCGGTGGGTCACCCTGGAGGGGACCGCCCAGGTCCTCGACGCTCCGGAGCGAGTCGCGGAAGGGGTACGCCGCTACGCGGAGCGCTACTGGTCGGCCCCTCCCGACCCGCCGGGGCGGGTGGTCGTCGAGATCGCGGTCGACCGGATGCTGAGCCTCAACTGCTGA
- a CDS encoding nuclear transport factor 2 family protein, which produces MTSTRVEKFAPETADAATVGGLLNRYLLALDSGVLDDAWAYGLFASDAVVSFPMSTYEGITGLAEWHRHSLAKFARTQHLNSPAVVECSGDEATLRANLVSTHVHHPGDERAALFVTGTSVTGRARRTPAGWRLTRLSFELIWSQGSPVASGS; this is translated from the coding sequence ATGACCTCGACTCGCGTAGAGAAATTCGCACCGGAAACGGCCGACGCCGCCACGGTGGGCGGTCTGCTGAACCGGTATCTGCTGGCGCTCGACAGCGGGGTACTGGACGACGCCTGGGCGTACGGCCTTTTCGCTTCCGACGCCGTCGTTTCCTTTCCCATGAGCACCTACGAGGGAATCACCGGGCTCGCTGAATGGCACCGCCACTCCCTGGCGAAATTCGCACGCACCCAGCACCTGAATTCACCGGCGGTCGTCGAGTGTTCGGGCGACGAGGCGACGCTCCGCGCCAACCTCGTCTCCACACACGTCCACCACCCCGGCGACGAGCGCGCCGCGCTGTTCGTCACCGGCACATCGGTGACCGGCCGGGCACGCCGCACCCCGGCCGGCTGGCGCCTCACCCGTCTGTCGTTCGAACTGATCTGGTCGCAGGGAAGCCCTGTCGCGTCCGGCAGTTGA